From the Alkalibacter rhizosphaerae genome, one window contains:
- a CDS encoding M56 family metallopeptidase, protein MLEKIFLSIMSMSYTGSIIIIFIIAVRLLLKRAPKIFSYMLWAIPFFRLLFPVSFKSIWSLIPAESSRIPASVITKTSSGIGNEMFNVDPIVNDSISMKEPMLAAEPLQAWIKLGSIVWTIGILAFLIYGIWSVVRLKSKLNEANFEEKNIYRSRLVDTPFVMGLFRPKIYLPVTLSESEKDYILLHEQTHLKRFDHVIRFFSYLIVCIHWFNPLVWIAFWLSGKDMEMSCDESVIRRLGQGVKKNYSQSLLNLTIGKSNIGMTPLAFGEGDTRGRIKNIINFQRPKWWIVVIAILVLIVAFVGLMTDSKEDAKKTAERFLEVHTTPENAEFTTFYLDNMNLKSYSLSEVNVFFDLVRKEYENLMTKEAMERAINNRFIPWIDVIKDADYTLEVVFIDWNKRESLEHSMAEYDYEMGIQVTFANEKREEVTVSGEIELVEMGDGWKVDGYHPNNEDLSKLLLWNDTNNKAPGFSLPPNEGEKITFQSSELIYQNDGGTSHSLGPIGPTYILSNRVLEVKGETTYEVSDFQETTLSEESFKSQFQKFHEIPDISSFHNKMQYDLVDSTKETPGYRLYVLDDQYWMATLYRGSIWRVVTLIPLE, encoded by the coding sequence GTGTTGGAGAAGATTTTTCTTTCTATAATGAGCATGAGTTACACGGGCAGCATCATCATAATTTTCATTATAGCGGTACGGTTGCTTTTAAAAAGAGCACCTAAAATATTTTCCTACATGCTATGGGCGATCCCTTTCTTCCGGCTACTTTTTCCTGTTTCATTCAAGAGCATCTGGAGTCTGATCCCGGCAGAATCATCACGGATTCCCGCAAGTGTCATTACAAAAACATCATCTGGCATCGGTAATGAAATGTTCAATGTTGATCCCATTGTCAACGATTCCATTTCCATGAAGGAGCCGATGTTGGCTGCAGAGCCGTTGCAGGCTTGGATCAAGCTGGGATCGATCGTCTGGACTATAGGGATCCTTGCATTTTTGATTTACGGAATATGGTCGGTGGTACGATTAAAAAGTAAATTGAATGAAGCAAATTTTGAAGAAAAAAACATCTACCGATCCCGGCTTGTGGATACCCCATTTGTGATGGGACTATTTCGACCGAAGATCTACCTGCCTGTGACTCTGTCAGAATCGGAAAAAGATTATATCCTGCTTCATGAACAAACACACCTCAAAAGATTTGACCACGTCATTCGATTTTTCAGCTATCTGATCGTGTGTATTCATTGGTTCAATCCTTTGGTATGGATTGCCTTTTGGTTAAGCGGAAAAGATATGGAAATGTCATGTGACGAATCGGTGATCCGTCGACTGGGACAAGGCGTGAAAAAGAATTACTCCCAATCTCTGTTGAATCTCACGATCGGAAAATCGAATATTGGAATGACACCTCTCGCTTTTGGAGAAGGTGATACAAGAGGACGAATCAAAAACATTATAAATTTCCAGCGACCCAAATGGTGGATCGTTGTGATAGCCATCCTCGTTTTGATCGTTGCGTTTGTTGGACTAATGACGGATTCTAAAGAAGATGCAAAAAAAACGGCAGAACGATTTCTCGAGGTACATACGACTCCGGAGAATGCGGAATTTACAACCTTTTATCTGGACAACATGAATTTGAAATCGTACAGTCTATCGGAAGTAAATGTTTTTTTTGATTTGGTGAGAAAAGAATACGAAAATCTGATGACAAAAGAAGCAATGGAAAGAGCGATCAATAATCGGTTCATACCTTGGATAGATGTGATAAAAGATGCCGACTACACCTTGGAAGTTGTTTTCATCGATTGGAACAAAAGGGAATCGTTGGAACATAGCATGGCCGAATATGACTATGAGATGGGAATCCAAGTAACTTTTGCCAATGAAAAAAGAGAAGAAGTCACCGTTTCTGGGGAAATAGAATTGGTTGAGATGGGTGATGGCTGGAAAGTAGATGGCTATCATCCCAATAATGAAGACTTGTCAAAGTTGTTGTTATGGAACGATACCAACAACAAAGCGCCCGGCTTTTCTTTACCACCAAATGAAGGGGAAAAGATCACGTTCCAGTCTTCTGAATTGATCTATCAAAATGACGGAGGCACATCCCATTCCCTCGGACCCATTGGTCCAACTTACATTTTGAGCAATCGTGTTCTTGAAGTAAAAGGCGAGACCACTTATGAAGTATCCGATTTTCAAGAAACGACGTTGTCGGAGGAAAGCTTCAAAAGTCAGTTTCAAAAGTTTCACGAGATCCCAGACATATCATCTTTTCACAACAAAATGCAGTATGATCTGGTGGATTCCACAAAAGAAACCCCGGGATACCGTCTATATGTACTGGACGATCAATACTGGATGGCTACACTGTATCGAGGAAGTATTTGGAGGGTCGTTACTCTTATACCGCTCGAATGA
- a CDS encoding BlaI/MecI/CopY family transcriptional regulator has translation MEKFKLGEMEQKFADIIWKSAPIKTQELIAICAKEFNWKRTTTYTMLKRLSNRELFKNENGIVVVVMEKDDFLARKGEEFIEKTFEGSLPRFLAAFGRQKKLSDKEINEIQQLIDKYKEV, from the coding sequence GTGGAAAAATTCAAGCTTGGAGAAATGGAACAAAAATTTGCAGACATCATTTGGAAAAGCGCACCTATTAAAACACAAGAACTGATTGCTATCTGTGCAAAAGAATTCAACTGGAAACGAACAACGACGTATACCATGTTGAAGCGATTGTCTAATAGAGAGTTGTTTAAGAATGAGAATGGCATAGTGGTAGTCGTTATGGAAAAAGACGATTTTCTGGCACGAAAGGGAGAGGAATTCATAGAGAAAACATTTGAAGGATCCCTGCCGCGCTTTTTGGCGGCATTTGGGCGTCAAAAAAAGTTAAGTGATAAAGAAATCAATGAGATCCAACAGCTCATCGACAAGTACAAGGAGGTGTAG
- a CDS encoding DsrE family protein, producing MYEYKVVFHIDEMNKWKLLLANVTNLINALEGNPYRIVVVANGEAVKYYDTTQDLGAGPAALEKLSAQGTRFTACKNALAANHMEKFDLIPLVEIVPAGVMELAKKHREGYAYIKP from the coding sequence ATGTACGAATACAAAGTGGTCTTTCACATTGATGAAATGAACAAGTGGAAGCTGTTGCTTGCCAATGTGACAAATCTGATCAATGCTCTAGAGGGAAACCCCTATCGGATCGTGGTAGTGGCAAATGGGGAAGCGGTGAAGTATTATGATACCACCCAGGATCTGGGTGCAGGTCCAGCCGCTTTGGAAAAGCTGTCCGCACAGGGAACGAGATTCACAGCCTGCAAAAACGCCCTGGCAGCGAATCATATGGAAAAATTCGATTTGATCCCGTTGGTGGAGATCGTTCCGGCAGGAGTCATGGAGCTAGCAAAAAAACACCGGGAAGGATATGCCTACATCAAGCCTTGA